From one Acidibrevibacterium fodinaquatile genomic stretch:
- a CDS encoding competence/damage-inducible protein A, whose translation MTETANPTACIVVIGNEILSGRTQDVNVKFLATRLAELGIALREVRIIPDIEATIIATVNEVRAAFDHVFTTGGIGPTHDDITSQCIAAAFGVPWEPHPEAWAKMERHYKPGEFNAARQRMATMPRGARLIENPISIAPGFSIGNVHVMAGVPRIMQAMFESLAPTLPGGKPIRARAVHGRRLLEGRLADGLAAIQARYPGLDIGSYPYYRGDDNNGVAIVAKGTDEAQAEAAIAEVSALIESLGVTPIPGEPPI comes from the coding sequence ATGACCGAAACCGCCAATCCCACCGCCTGCATCGTCGTCATCGGCAATGAGATCCTCTCGGGCCGGACGCAGGACGTGAACGTGAAATTCCTCGCGACCCGCTTGGCCGAACTCGGCATCGCGCTCCGCGAGGTGCGGATCATCCCCGACATCGAGGCGACCATCATCGCGACCGTCAACGAGGTTCGTGCCGCCTTCGATCATGTCTTCACCACCGGCGGCATCGGCCCGACCCATGACGACATCACCAGCCAATGCATCGCCGCGGCCTTCGGCGTCCCCTGGGAGCCGCATCCCGAGGCCTGGGCAAAGATGGAGCGCCATTACAAACCCGGCGAATTCAACGCCGCCCGCCAGCGCATGGCGACGATGCCGCGTGGTGCCCGGCTGATCGAAAACCCGATCTCGATCGCGCCGGGCTTTTCGATCGGCAATGTTCATGTCATGGCCGGCGTGCCGCGCATCATGCAGGCGATGTTCGAGAGCCTCGCGCCGACGCTCCCCGGCGGCAAGCCGATCCGCGCCCGCGCCGTCCACGGCCGGCGGCTGCTCGAAGGCCGTCTCGCCGATGGGCTTGCCGCCATCCAGGCGCGCTATCCGGGGCTTGATATCGGGAGCTATCCTTATTATCGCGGTGATGACAATAACGGCGTCGCGATCGTCGCCAAAGGCACCGACGAGGCGCAGGCGGAGGCCGCGATCGCCGAGGTCAGCGCTTTGATCGAAAGTCTTGGGGTAACGCCAATCCCGGGCGAGCCGCCGATCTGA
- a CDS encoding DUF2889 domain-containing protein yields the protein MPLTPPVARELLHLRDIALRGYLRDDGLYDIEAHLTDTKTQGFTSEERGYVEVGEPLHGMWMRLTVDEDLTIIACEANTEFSPYPQVCPQAADNFSRLAGLSIKRGFVKAAMERVGGTAGCTHLRELLQQMATVAFQTLYSVLMRRERQRAEATGDTRTSEESVAARDGGRPVLLNTCLAWGSDSPVIKRRWPQLYTGGERS from the coding sequence ATGCCCCTGACCCCGCCCGTGGCTCGCGAGCTGCTGCACCTGCGCGATATCGCGCTCCGCGGTTATCTCCGCGACGATGGGCTTTATGATATCGAGGCCCATCTCACCGATACCAAGACCCAGGGTTTCACCAGCGAGGAGCGCGGCTATGTCGAGGTCGGCGAGCCGCTGCATGGGATGTGGATGCGGCTGACGGTGGATGAGGATCTGACCATCATCGCCTGCGAGGCCAACACCGAATTCAGCCCCTATCCGCAGGTTTGTCCGCAGGCCGCGGACAATTTCTCGCGCCTTGCCGGGCTCTCGATCAAGCGTGGCTTCGTCAAGGCGGCGATGGAACGGGTCGGTGGCACCGCAGGCTGCACCCATCTCCGCGAATTGCTGCAGCAAATGGCAACCGTCGCCTTCCAGACGCTGTATTCCGTGCTGATGCGGCGCGAACGCCAGCGCGCCGAGGCGACCGGCGACACCCGCACCTCGGAAGAAAGCGTTGCCGCGCGCGACGGCGGCCGGCCGGTGTTGCTCAACACCTGTCTCGCCTGGGGCAGCGACAGCCCGGTGATCAAACGCCGCTGGCCGCAGCTTTATACCGGCGGCGAGCGGTCATAG
- a CDS encoding tyrosine recombinase XerC, translating to MPETSDTVSSPPGKGANAAAARAAWCAWLENERRVAPATLIAYGHDVADFLGFLTSHLGAEPDLAALAGLRLADFRAWLAAAASEGIGAASRSRRLSALRSFFRFLARREGVENNQIALLAGPRGKRHLPRALSERQALLVADEIGEAAPDIAFETRDIALFSLLYGCGLRISEALGLDCRAAPRPGSETPLRILGKRAKERLVPVLPAVREAIAAWLARHPNPAPASPLFIGARGKRLNPGVAQRILRDFRRRRGLPEHATPHALRHSFATHLLESGADLRVIQELLGHASLASTARYTAIDANALLAVWRRAHPRAG from the coding sequence ATGCCTGAGACCTCCGATACCGTCTCGTCCCCGCCCGGCAAAGGGGCGAACGCCGCGGCCGCCCGCGCCGCCTGGTGCGCCTGGCTCGAGAATGAGCGCCGCGTGGCGCCGGCGACGCTCATCGCCTATGGCCACGATGTCGCCGATTTTTTGGGCTTTCTCACGAGCCATCTCGGCGCCGAGCCCGATCTCGCGGCGCTCGCCGGCCTCAGGCTCGCCGATTTCCGCGCCTGGCTGGCGGCGGCGGCCTCAGAGGGGATCGGGGCTGCGAGCCGCAGCCGGCGGCTTTCGGCGTTGCGCAGCTTTTTCCGCTTTCTCGCGCGAAGAGAAGGGGTGGAAAACAACCAGATCGCCCTTCTCGCCGGGCCACGCGGCAAGCGCCATCTGCCGCGCGCCTTGAGCGAACGCCAGGCGCTGCTGGTCGCCGACGAGATCGGTGAGGCGGCGCCCGATATCGCTTTCGAGACCCGCGATATCGCGCTTTTTTCCCTGCTCTATGGCTGCGGCTTGCGCATTTCGGAGGCGCTCGGCCTCGATTGCCGCGCCGCACCCCGCCCGGGGAGCGAGACGCCGCTGCGCATCCTCGGCAAACGCGCGAAAGAGCGACTGGTGCCAGTGCTTCCCGCGGTTCGCGAGGCGATCGCCGCCTGGCTCGCGCGCCACCCCAACCCCGCGCCCGCCTCGCCGCTTTTCATCGGAGCGCGCGGCAAACGGCTCAATCCCGGTGTTGCGCAACGGATCCTGCGCGATTTCCGCCGCCGCCGCGGCTTGCCCGAGCACGCGACGCCGCACGCGCTCCGCCACTCGTTTGCGACCCACCTCCTCGAAAGCGGCGCCGATCTCCGCGTCATCCAGGAGCTTCTCGGCCATGCCAGCCTCGCCTCGACCGCGCGCTACACCGCAATCGACGCGAACGCCCTGCTCGCGGTCTGGCGCCGCGCCCATCCGCGCGCCGGCTAG
- a CDS encoding primosomal protein N' has product MAAGGERAQAVPVLLPYPFAGPLDYAAPPDGVPPPGTIVRVPLRHREVLGVVWDKAGPGRAAPETLRPLAAVAGAPSLPRDLRALIDWLAAYTLAPLGEVLAMALRIDPAPPKRRRRARPFAAPDPDHPGPTLSPDQAAAAAALRDAVRAARFSVTLLEGVTGAGKTEVYFEAIAQTLKAGRQALVLLPEIALSAPWLARFRARFGAAPAVWHSGLGPALRRDTWIAVAEGAAPVVVGARSALFLPFPALGLVIVDEEHESAFKQEDGVIYHARDMAVVRGRLAEAPVVLASATPSLESLANAEAGRYRHLLLPARHGGASLPTVAMIDLRRDPPARGRFLAPALIAAISETLARGEQAMLFLNRRGYAPLTLCRACGHRLQCPHCTAWLVAHRRGGRARLLCHHCGYGMDQPPACPACGAAASFTPIGPGVERITEEVAALFPAARHLVMASDTIANAQAAQAAAAAVLERRVDVIIGTQIVAKGWHFPHLTLVGVVDADLGLAGGDLRAAERCFQLLHQVGGRAGRAGAPGRVLLQSFAPEHPVMQALASGDQAAFLAAEKAARRMGHWPPYGRLAAVIVSAGTAAAADALADALARAMPAAHGVDLFGPAPAPLALLRGRHRRRLLVKARREVALQTLLRAWLAAVPVPRGARIVVDIDPMSFL; this is encoded by the coding sequence ATGGCGGCGGGTGGCGAAAGGGCGCAAGCGGTGCCGGTCTTGCTGCCTTATCCCTTCGCCGGCCCGCTCGATTACGCCGCCCCGCCGGATGGCGTGCCGCCGCCCGGGACGATCGTGCGCGTCCCGCTCCGCCACCGCGAGGTGCTCGGCGTGGTGTGGGACAAGGCCGGCCCCGGGCGCGCCGCGCCGGAGACCCTGCGCCCGCTCGCCGCCGTCGCCGGCGCGCCGTCTTTGCCACGCGATCTCCGCGCCCTGATCGACTGGCTTGCCGCCTATACCCTCGCGCCACTCGGCGAGGTGCTGGCGATGGCGCTGCGCATCGACCCCGCCCCGCCGAAGCGTCGCCGCCGCGCCCGGCCCTTCGCCGCCCCCGATCCCGACCATCCCGGCCCGACGCTCTCGCCCGATCAGGCGGCGGCGGCGGCGGCGCTTCGGGACGCGGTGCGGGCGGCGCGGTTTTCCGTGACCCTCCTCGAAGGCGTGACCGGCGCCGGCAAGACCGAGGTTTATTTCGAGGCGATCGCGCAAACGCTCAAGGCCGGGCGGCAAGCGCTCGTGCTGCTCCCCGAGATCGCGCTCTCGGCGCCGTGGCTTGCGCGATTTCGGGCGCGGTTCGGCGCCGCCCCCGCGGTCTGGCACTCTGGCCTTGGCCCCGCCTTGCGGCGCGATACCTGGATTGCGGTGGCGGAGGGGGCGGCGCCGGTGGTGGTGGGCGCGCGTTCGGCGCTGTTCCTGCCGTTTCCGGCGCTCGGCCTCGTCATCGTCGATGAGGAGCATGAGAGCGCCTTCAAGCAGGAAGATGGCGTGATCTACCATGCCCGCGACATGGCGGTGGTGCGCGGGCGGCTGGCCGAGGCGCCGGTGGTGCTGGCCTCGGCGACTCCGAGCCTCGAAAGCCTCGCCAATGCCGAGGCCGGGCGCTATCGCCATCTTTTGCTCCCGGCGCGCCATGGCGGCGCGTCGCTGCCCACGGTCGCGATGATCGATCTTCGCCGCGACCCGCCTGCGCGCGGGCGGTTTCTCGCCCCCGCCCTCATCGCTGCGATCAGCGAGACCCTGGCGCGCGGCGAGCAAGCGATGCTGTTTTTGAACCGCCGTGGCTATGCCCCGCTCACCCTCTGTCGTGCCTGCGGCCACCGGCTGCAATGTCCGCATTGCACCGCCTGGCTGGTTGCGCATCGTCGGGGTGGGCGGGCGCGGCTTCTCTGCCATCATTGTGGGTATGGGATGGACCAGCCGCCGGCCTGCCCGGCCTGCGGCGCCGCGGCCAGCTTCACACCGATCGGCCCCGGCGTTGAGCGCATCACCGAGGAAGTGGCGGCGCTGTTTCCCGCGGCGCGCCATCTGGTCATGGCCTCTGATACCATCGCCAATGCGCAAGCGGCGCAAGCGGCGGCGGCGGCGGTCCTGGAACGCCGGGTCGATGTCATCATCGGCACCCAGATCGTCGCCAAGGGCTGGCATTTTCCGCATTTGACGTTGGTTGGCGTCGTCGATGCCGATCTTGGCTTGGCCGGCGGCGATCTGCGCGCCGCTGAACGCTGTTTTCAGCTTCTGCACCAGGTCGGCGGGCGCGCCGGGCGAGCGGGCGCGCCGGGGCGTGTCCTGCTCCAGAGTTTCGCGCCCGAGCACCCGGTGATGCAAGCGCTCGCGAGCGGCGATCAGGCGGCTTTTCTCGCCGCCGAGAAAGCCGCGCGCAGGATGGGGCACTGGCCGCCTTACGGCCGGCTCGCCGCGGTGATCGTCAGCGCCGGGACGGCGGCCGCAGCCGATGCGTTGGCAGACGCGCTCGCCCGCGCGATGCCGGCGGCGCACGGGGTCGACCTCTTTGGCCCGGCGCCGGCGCCGCTCGCCCTGCTGCGCGGGCGTCATCGCCGCCGGCTTCTGGTGAAGGCGCGGCGCGAGGTTGCGCTGCAGACGCTGCTTCGCGCCTGGCTCGCCGCCGTCCCGGTGCCGCGCGGGGCGCGCATCGTCGTCGATATCGACCCGATGTCGTTTTTGTGA